DNA from Bacillota bacterium:
ACTGGACCATGCGACTGGTTGAACACCCGGTAACTGTTACAGCGACAGACGGTGGTCCGCACTTTTTTCAGTGGCGAAAGAAACGTTACTTTGTTACTGCCGTTCTGGAACGATGGGTGGATACCGGCGCCTGGTGGGAGAATGAGCCGGAAAAAGTGTTTTACCGGCTGCTGGCCGACGACGGCGGGCTCTACGAGCTTTATCAGGAACGAATTTCGGGCTGCTGGTTCTTATACAAGGTTTATGACTAGCCACGGGGACTGTCCGAGATAGCTGAAACCCAGGTGTAGGGGCGGCCCTCTGTGGCCGCCCGCAAACTGTGCCACTAGAGAGGAGCTTGATTCATGCTTGAGCCGCCTTTTGCTCACCTACACGTTCATTCGCCCTTTTCTTTTTTAGACGGGGCCAGTTCTATCGAGTCTTTGGTGGAGCGAGCGGCTAAGTTGGGGCAACCGGCGCTGGCTCTCACCGACCATAATAACTTATCGGGGGCAGTGCGGTTTGTCCGGGCGGCTGGGGCTGCGGGGATTAAGCCTATCTTAGGGGCGGAGGTGACCACTGTCGGTGGTTATCATTTGGTACTGTTGGCCCGTGATGAAGGCGGCTATCGCAATCTGTGCCGGCTGCTTAGCAGGGCTCACCTGGAGGGAAGGCGGCGAGAGCCGGAGGTTACGAGGGAGAACTTGGCGGCCCATCGTCAGGGCTTGGTGGCGCTGTCCAGTTGTCGCCGGGGAGAAATACCGGCGCTTATTTTACAAGGACGTTTACTGGAGGCTGAGGCGGCCGCCCGAAGGCTGCAGGCTTTGTTCGGCCCCGATTTTTATTTAGAATTAGTAGCCGGGTTATTACCGGGTGACAATTATTTGCATCGCACCTTGGCTGATTTAGCCGCGGCTCTAAAGATAAAATTAGTGGCCACGGCTAATGTCCATTATGCCAGCCGGGAGGATTTTCCTCTACATGATCTGTTTACCTGTGTCCGGACTCATACTACCGTGTCTACTGTGCATTCAGAGCGGCCGCTCAATAGCGAAAACTATTTAAAGTCGGCGGCTGAAATAAAAGCACTATTGGCCGCTTATCCGCAAGCAGTGACGGAAAGTGCACGGCTGGCCGAATCGCTCAGTCCTTCGCTACCTACGGGAAAACTGCTGTTTCCTCGCTTTCCTGCTCCGCCGAGAGAAACAGCTGTGTCCATGCTACAGCGGCTTACTTTTCAGGGTGCCTTTGAGCGTTACGGTAGCCTAACGGACACGTTACGTCAGCGGCTAAAGCAGGAGCTGGCGGTGATCGCGGACCTTGGCTTTGCCGATTACTTTCTCGTCTTATGGGATGTGGTCAGAGAAGCCAAGGTCCGTCGTATTCGTTGCGCCGGGCGCGGATCGGCCGCCGACTCGGTGGTGGCCTATTGTTTGGGGATTACCGAAGTGGACGCTTTTCACCGCCAGCTGTTGTTTGAGCGCTTTCTCAGCCGGGAACGGGCAGAGCAGCCGGATATTGATCTGGATGTGGACGCCAGGCGGCGCGATGAGCTGGCCGAATACTTGAAGGAGCGGTATGGCCGGGATAAAGTGGCGGCGGTGGCCACCTATAGTACCTTTCAAGCCCGGTCAGCCGTGCGGGATTTGGGCAAAGCCTTAGAATTGCCTCCAGACGAGGTTGACCAACTGGCAAAACGCCTGCCTTATTTCGTACCGGCCGATGGCATTATAGCGGCGCGGGAGAAAGTGCCGGAATTAAAAAACAGCTCCCTACCCTGGGAGCGATATCAACAGCTGCTTTCTTTTTGCGCTGCCGCGGCCGGGTTTCCCCGTCACTTAGGGACCCACCTGGGTGGATTGGTAGTGGCTCGCGAACCCCTGTCGACTCTGGTTCCCCTGCAGTATTCAGCCAAAGGAGCTGTGGTGACCCAGTTCGATAAAAACGATATCGAGGATTTAGGCTTAGTGAAGCTGGATTTGTTATCACTGCGCACGTTAAGCGCAGTAGAGGAATCTCTGGTCCTAACAAGCAGGGGTGGAAAGGAAATCCCCTATGAGAATTTGCCTCTGGATGATGTCAAGACATTTGAGCTGCTGCGCTCCGGTAACACTATTGGGGTCTTCCAATTGGAAAGTCCGGCTCAGCGGGCTTTGCAGCGGCGATTGGCTGCCGACAATATGGAGGATATTGTGGCCAGCCTAGCCCTGATTCGTCCCGGACCAATCAAAGGTAATATGGTGGATCCGTTTGTAGCCCGCCGTCGGGGCCAAGAGGCCGTGACTTATCCACATCCAGAACTTAAGCCGGTGCTGGCTAAGACTTTCGGGGTAGTACTGTTTCAGGAGCAGGTGATCGAAATTGCCCGCATTATCGCCGGCTTTACCGCTGGGGAGGCCGACCGGCTGCGGCGGGTGATGACCCATGCCCGATCCCAAAAAGAAATGGATGCCATCGGTTCGGAGTTTATCGCCCGAGCCATGGGTCGGGGCCTTAAGCGCCAGGAAGCAGAAGAAATTTTCGCCACTATAGCCGGTTATGCCAGCTACGGCTTTTGCGAAGCCCATGCCGCCGCTTTTGCTACCACAGCCTACAAAACCGCTTATTTGCTGGCTCACTGCCCGGCCGAATATTTGGCTGCGTTGCTAAGCTGCCAGCCCTTGGGTTATTATCCACCCTGGGTGCTGATCGGGGAGGCACGGCGGCGGGGGATTAAAATACTGCCGCCGGATATTAATGTAAGCGCTGCCGGTTACACGGTGGAAAACGGTGCCCTTAGAATTGGCCTCAAGCAAATCAAAGGGATGAAAGAGAAGGTCTTAACCGAACTGCTGGCTGTGCGGGAAAACCAAGCATTTATTTCCTGGGCAGACTTAACCGAGCGGGTAGATCTTCCGGCCAATTTACGCGCAGCTTTAATTTTAGCCGGAGCGGCCTTGGCTTTTAACCCTAACCGGCGTGCTCTGTTATGGCAGGACAACCTGAATTGTACCGGCTCAAAGGTACCTGATTTCACTCCGGCCGAGCGGATCGCTTTAGAATGGGATATCCTCGGCTTTTCTTGGAGTGGACACCCCTTAAGCTTAGTTCGATCGCAGCTAGCTGGGGCTGGAGTATTGCCTATCGGTGCTGCTTCTCGACAACGGCCCGGGGTAGAATGTTGGGTAGCTGGATTGCCGATAAGACCGCACCGTCCGCCCACCAGAAGCGGTCGCCGGGTGGCGTTTTTGTCCCTGGAAGACGAAACCGGCTTACTGGATGTTACTGTTTTTGAAGATGTTTACCATCGCTACGGTCATATCCTGTTTAGCGGGCAGCTTAAACCGCTGCTGATACGAGGTTATTGCCAGGGCCAAAATAGTCGTTCGAGCTTCATTGCCCAGGAACTTAAAGTTCTAAAATTTAAATAGGGGCCGGCAGCAGGAATTCCTGCCGTCGAGGCCAATATATATAATCATAAGGGTCGCAATAATGACCCAGTTGCCCATCATTGCACAAGCGGCAACATAACAAATCTCGGTCCCGGACCAGATCCCCTGCTCGGATTACCAAAAAAAGGGAGGTAGAGGCATGCAAAGTCTATTTAAATTACAGCCAGGTGCTGCCGCCACCGTTCAAAAGGTGGTTACCGAGGCAGACACAGCCCTCCATTTTGGTAGCGGTGCCTTAAAAACCATGTTTGCCACGCCGGTGTTAGTTGCTTTTGTAGTTGAGGCAGCGGTAAGGGCGGTGGATCCCAAACTTCCCGATGGTTTTGTAACGGTAAGCACAGGTTTCAACTTCAAGCACACAGCCCCGACGCTCCTGGGCTTAACAGTCACGGTACAAGCGGTCCTGGAACAAGTGCAAGACAATCGCCTTTTTTTCCGGTTCAAAGCTTATGACGAAGTTGGTGAAATAGGCCAGGGCACGCACGAACGGGCGGTAGTGAGCTTGAAAGGTATCATGAAAAGCGCCGAAAAGCGGCGAGAACAACTCAAAATTACCTAAGGCCTCAACCTTCGTTTTAGGGGGTGATTACGAGCAAATAGATGGAAGAAGGCCAGTCCCAAGATGACACCAACTCTTTTAAGGGGGGGGTACAAGAGTGAAACTGTGGCAGAAAATCCTGATCGGATTTCTTATCGGTGCGGTGTTAGGCCTCATTTTCCCCCAACTGGCAGCGCTTAAACCTGTGGGCGATCTCTTTATTCGGCTGATCAAGATGCTTATAGCGCCCATGGTGTTCGCTTCGCTGGTAGTTGGCGCCTCCAGTATCGGCGACCTGAGGAAACTGGGTCGTGTCGGCGGAAAAACTGTAGCTTATTTTCTGATTACTACCGCCGTCGCTATTGTTATCGGCCTTATTGTGGCTCTTATAATACAACCGGGGGCCGGGTTTGTACTGAAAGAAGTAGACAAATACGAGGCCAAACCGATGCCCAACGTTATCGAAGTCTTTCTTAACATGGTGCCGACCAATATAATCAACTCGCTGGCCACTGATAACATGCTGCAAATTATTGTATTTGCCCTCTTTGCCGGTGTAGCGGCCACTATGATCGGCGACAAGGGTAAACCGTTCTTGGCTTTCTGTAATAGCGTTGCTGAAGTAATGTATAAAATTACCGGCATGGTAATGGGCTTGGCACCTTACGCTGCCGGGGCTCTCATGGCCTGGGTTACAGCTACCAATGGACCGGATGTGTTACTACCGTTAGCCAAAGCACTGATTGCTGTCTACATTGCCAACCTTTTGCACGCAGCCGTGGTGTATTCGGGAGCAGTTTACCTTTTTGCCCGGATGAGTCCACTGCATTTTTTCCAGGGGATGTTCGAGGCTTGGGCTGTGGCCTTCACCACTTGCTCCAGCAGCGCTACGCTGCCTGTTTCCATGCGCAATGCTCAAGAGAACTTAGGTGTGCCCAATGAAATCTCCAGCTTTGTTCAACCGCTGGGCGCCACCATCAATATGGACGGCACGGCTATTTACCAGGGTGTCTGCGCCTTTTTCATCGCCCAGGTTTATGGTATTCAACTTGGTCTCCCGCAGTATCTAATGATCATCCTCACGGCTACCTTAGCTTCTATCGGTACCGCCGGTGTTCCCGGTGCCGGCATGATCATGCTCAGTATGGTGCTGCAGACAGTGGGACTGCCGCTGGACGGTATCCT
Protein-coding regions in this window:
- a CDS encoding DNA polymerase III subunit alpha; translated protein: MLEPPFAHLHVHSPFSFLDGASSIESLVERAAKLGQPALALTDHNNLSGAVRFVRAAGAAGIKPILGAEVTTVGGYHLVLLARDEGGYRNLCRLLSRAHLEGRRREPEVTRENLAAHRQGLVALSSCRRGEIPALILQGRLLEAEAAARRLQALFGPDFYLELVAGLLPGDNYLHRTLADLAAALKIKLVATANVHYASREDFPLHDLFTCVRTHTTVSTVHSERPLNSENYLKSAAEIKALLAAYPQAVTESARLAESLSPSLPTGKLLFPRFPAPPRETAVSMLQRLTFQGAFERYGSLTDTLRQRLKQELAVIADLGFADYFLVLWDVVREAKVRRIRCAGRGSAADSVVAYCLGITEVDAFHRQLLFERFLSRERAEQPDIDLDVDARRRDELAEYLKERYGRDKVAAVATYSTFQARSAVRDLGKALELPPDEVDQLAKRLPYFVPADGIIAAREKVPELKNSSLPWERYQQLLSFCAAAAGFPRHLGTHLGGLVVAREPLSTLVPLQYSAKGAVVTQFDKNDIEDLGLVKLDLLSLRTLSAVEESLVLTSRGGKEIPYENLPLDDVKTFELLRSGNTIGVFQLESPAQRALQRRLAADNMEDIVASLALIRPGPIKGNMVDPFVARRRGQEAVTYPHPELKPVLAKTFGVVLFQEQVIEIARIIAGFTAGEADRLRRVMTHARSQKEMDAIGSEFIARAMGRGLKRQEAEEIFATIAGYASYGFCEAHAAAFATTAYKTAYLLAHCPAEYLAALLSCQPLGYYPPWVLIGEARRRGIKILPPDINVSAAGYTVENGALRIGLKQIKGMKEKVLTELLAVRENQAFISWADLTERVDLPANLRAALILAGAALAFNPNRRALLWQDNLNCTGSKVPDFTPAERIALEWDILGFSWSGHPLSLVRSQLAGAGVLPIGAASRQRPGVECWVAGLPIRPHRPPTRSGRRVAFLSLEDETGLLDVTVFEDVYHRYGHILFSGQLKPLLIRGYCQGQNSRSSFIAQELKVLKFK
- a CDS encoding dicarboxylate/amino acid:cation symporter, with the protein product MKLWQKILIGFLIGAVLGLIFPQLAALKPVGDLFIRLIKMLIAPMVFASLVVGASSIGDLRKLGRVGGKTVAYFLITTAVAIVIGLIVALIIQPGAGFVLKEVDKYEAKPMPNVIEVFLNMVPTNIINSLATDNMLQIIVFALFAGVAATMIGDKGKPFLAFCNSVAEVMYKITGMVMGLAPYAAGALMAWVTATNGPDVLLPLAKALIAVYIANLLHAAVVYSGAVYLFARMSPLHFFQGMFEAWAVAFTTCSSSATLPVSMRNAQENLGVPNEISSFVQPLGATINMDGTAIYQGVCAFFIAQVYGIQLGLPQYLMIILTATLASIGTAGVPGAGMIMLSMVLQTVGLPLDGILLIAGVDRIFDMIRTSMNVIGDAAGAVVVAATEGELQTLPAGVDVGGK